The Panthera tigris isolate Pti1 chromosome E3, P.tigris_Pti1_mat1.1, whole genome shotgun sequence genome segment GGACAGCATGGCATAGCCGCCCAGGGCAGGCAGGGCGTAGGAGAGCAGAGAGCTCATGGTCACGCTGCCTCTCTGGGCTCCCGCTGCCACACGCTCGGCTGCTCCTGATGGACTGTGCTGCCTCTGCTGATTGCCTGGCCAGCGTAGGCTGGCTCCACCGCCGTAGCCACCACACCCCTGGGACCTGCTGAGCCGGCTCTTGGCCCGGGGCCAGGCTGCAGGGCTCAGCCGGGGAGGGGGTACAGGCAGGAGAGGTGCCCGGCAGCTCTGGCTCTCACGCCTCTAGACCCTCCACGGACCCCAGCACCCTTCTCTCCTCGGCCATGCTGGGgaaacaacccccacccccaccccaagcgcTGGGTCTGCTACAAGCTTCCCCCCTCCCATGGGTGCTGGTGGCCGGGGTATACAGCACACCATCCCTTGCCATTTCCAGAGAATCCAGGGGTGTGTAGGCTGTCCCTGAGTCACCCCCGAATCACCCCAGCCAGTGAGATGGGAAGCCAtttgggaggggagaggacagtGACTAAGGGGAAAATTGACCCCACTCTGTCCAGGAGTCTGGCGCTCCTTACACTCCCATCTTCAACCCTGGCCACCCGGGGAGCCAAGGAGCACCAGGACTGGGGAAAGCCACCCCGCTGGGAAGGGGCTGGGCAGGTGAGTCAGTCCTCAAAGTAATGGTTAGGGTAGGGCATCGGCGGATACAGACAGAGCCAGGGCCATCATATACACGATTCTATCTTTATATATTAGATACAGGcacaggggtgggcaggggcaccAGGCTCTCCTCGTGCCCCCAGCCCCACTTCTGTTCGCCCACACACACAGGCAGCAGGGGGTGTTAGATGTGGcagctttgggggagggggtttcGGCCTGGGCCCTGCTTCTCAGGGATACTAGCCCTTGAGCCTCAGGAATATTCCTTCggggaaaatggggggggggtttAGTGGGTCAGGGCTTGCCCTGAGTCCCTTACTCAGCGTCCCCCATCCCCTCACTGCCCTTCAGGAGGTCCTGGGACAGCCAGAGCCCTTCCATTCCAGAACTACCAGAGACTGGGATAGCCGGGGTAGACAAAGGCAAGCTGCAGAGGGTAGTTCGCGTGGGGGGCCACCTAAGCCCCTCAGGTCCTGGGAGGGAcaggggggtggggcggagggaaCCTTGGCCTGCCTGAAGCAGGAGGCCAGAGCAAAATCAGGGAAGGTGGCCAGGCCCGCCCTCCGCCCTGACCCGGTCTGCCGGGGGGGTCTGGGCGGGGCACAGTGTCCATTTTCTAACagtccagcaggggaggggcaggcaggaggcagggcctaaacagaaaggcaggcaggaaagGAGCCATTAGCACCCACCAGATGACCTGCCAGAGCCCTGACCTCAAGTCCCCTCATTTGTTCCTCACGGCTGACTGGGATGTGTCTTGTTTTCCTTGACTGCGAATGAGGATAACATCGGTGCCTATCTCAAGGGACAGCTGGAGGGCTGAATGAGTTAATACACATAAGCCTCTCGGACCAATGATTAGTGCCCTATGTTTGCTCTCGTCATCAGGACTCTccccaggaaactgaggcaccgacaGGTGAGGTATCTTGCACAACATCGCACAGCTCTTTCTAAGGGGCAGGGCTGGAATTTGAGCCCAGGTGTGTGTGCCTTCCTTCCATCAAGCTGCGGCTGGCAGGAAAGGTGGAAAGGAGACTCGAGGAAGGAGCCCTGCGTGGGTGGGTGTGCAAACCGCTGACCCGGGCACCAGGTGTGAGGAAGCCTGGCATCTGGGTCAGGCCGGGTGCTGGCTCCTCCCAAAGCAATTActgcccccacctgcctctctgcccaTACCGGGAGAGCCGAACTCTGGCTGTCCCTCAGATGGGAGAGAGGGGCCTGAGGTCCCTGAGGGGGCTGGAGGGTGCAGGGTGTTGCCCAGGGGGGAGACTTTGGGACTAGGGGAAAGGAAGATGGATGTAAAGAACACGTGGCCCCCAGGTCTGTGGCTGGGCAGGCTCTAGCCTTTCTGTGGCCACCATGCACACGCCTCATTGGCGTGAACAAGCTTGTGACTGCATGGAGGCGTGCCGGGCGCACTGGCGTAGGCTGAATCTGTGCGTGGGCTGTGGGGAGCACTCACCAGGCCTCAAACTGCAGAGGTGTCTGTCCAGTTTAGGGGGCCTCCAGTGCCCCAGGCTGGAAGCGGGCTGTCTCCTGGAAGATGAGCTCCTTCAGCCGCTCCTTGGGTAGATCATCCAGCTCCATGTCGAAGGTGAAAGGCTCCTCGGCCACTGGCTGGGGTAGTAAAGAAGTCAGGCTCAGGCCGGGCACTGAGGGTCGcctacccatccatctacccaccagCCCTGTTGCTGGTGGCTGGCCCACCTCATCCGTTGGGTCGTAGTACTGCTCCAGGTAGGGGTGAGCCAGTGCTTCCTCCACTGTGATCCGTTTGTTGGGGTTAAAGGTCAACATCCGGTCTAGCAGATCCAGGGCTAGGTAAGGGCAAGAGTCAGGGGTCAAAAGGGAGGCTGGAAGAGTTCCCAGAAGCATTGCTTTGCTTCTCATGCCCAGGTTTCTGTCTACTCAGCCAGGGGCTTGGCTCATGTTCCCTCCTCTGCACTGTGTGTTTATCCCATACCGACCCCCATGTCTCTCTCACCTTTGGCATCTGACTTGGGAAAAAGCTTGGCCCAGGCCACCTTGGTCTTGGAGGGCAGAGACTGTAGGTAGTTTCGGGCCTTCATGTTGATGATACAATTCAAGTCCTCCTGGGATGGGGAGCCCAGGATCCCTGTGGGTAAGGCAGGTGCCTTTTTGAGagttctcctctcccttctgggAACAGAAACTAGAGAAACTAGAGTCCCCCCCATCGAGCTCTAGGCCCTGACAGTTAATCTCTCAGCCAATACTATGGTGATGAAGGGCAAGGGATCTGGATTTGGGCAGTCGTTATGTTCAAATTCTGATGTTAGCACTTCCTAAGTGTGGGGTGTAGCCTTGCTTTTCCCATCTATCGAATGGGGATAGTACCTGTATCTCATCGAAATACTGTGAGATGCTGTAGGGGCTCCACATGTGGTGGTAGCTGGACTACAAAGAAATCTCACCTCCCACtaatctccccccacccccactcagctGGCCAGGCCCCCCTCACCCAGAATGTGGTTGAGCTGGTCCAGGTAGTGCTTGCCAGGGAAGATGGGCCTGTTGGAGAGCATCTCAGCCAGAATGCAGCCCACAGACCAGATGTCGATGGACTTGGTGTagccctggggaggaggagaaagtagTGGGCTCCTAGGCCAGCTTCAGCAGGGCCCTGCTGTTTGGGCCAAGCCACGACTCCAGTCTAGACTTAATACCAGCCACGGAGGCAGAGGGCACAGGCCTGGAGGAGTTAATGCTCAGCTTCTTTCCAGAGCCTAAGCACCAGAGTCATGTGACTAGGCCTGGGGGCAGACTTCCTGCATCTAGGGGTCATGCCTGGCTCAGAGGTGGCTCTAGAGCTCTCTGGAACCTGGTCCCTTTCCCTCAGACACGGGTGGCCCCTTTACCTTGGAGTTAAGCATGATTTCTGGAGCCCGGTACCAGCGTGTGGCCACATATTCTGTCAGGAAGCCAGTGTGGTCATGCTCAGGATCGGCAATCCGGGCCAGGCCAAAATCACAGATCTGGAAGCCAACCCAGGCTGCTTAGCTCGGTGCCTAAGGCCTCCAAGGCCCAAGCGGTCACCTCACCACGCCTCTGCCCACAATGTTCCCTTTGCTTGCGATGTTCTACTCGAGCAGGCCGGAATGGCCGCCTGGAAGCCCCAGACCCATGGGAAGAAGGGACAGGTACCTAATCCTCTGACCTTAAGGTCGCAGGTGGTGTTGATGAGCAGGTTAGAGGGCTTTAAATCCCGGTGGAGCACGTTGGCTGAGTGGATATACTTGAGGCCCCGCAGGATCTGGTAGAGGAAGTAGCAAATGTGGTCGTTGCTCAGCTGCTGGCTTTTGAGCAACTTGTACAGGTCTGTCTCCATCAGGTCCTGCACAATGTAGCTGAAGACGGCACCGGAGACCCCCCACGTGGGGGCAGCAGGAGACACTTGGTTAAGAAGAACAGGCTCTGGTGACTAGGCTCTACGTCCCCTTCCAGCTAGGACTCGAAAGATCTTGCCAGCCCTTATCACGAGCTGGACAAGGCCCAGACTCAGCAGTTGGGCTCGGGCCCCCTGCTGCATCTCAGCTGGGAGCGCTGAGCAGAAGTACTTCAATTCtgtagcctcagtttccctcctggGAAAACGGGGATAATAAACTGCAGGAGGCAGGAGAGCTTCACAGTCAAGAGCAACGCTCTGGAGTTGTCCTGCCGGTGTCTGAAACCCCCACGCCACTGCTCATTGGCCTTATGACCTCAACCTGGCTGCACCTCtaattccttatctgtaaagtagggGAAAGAACGGTTCTTCGGAGAGTAGTTATGAAGATTCAGCGAGATGACCC includes the following:
- the MAPK3 gene encoding mitogen-activated protein kinase 3 isoform X1, which codes for MAAAAAQGGGGGEPGGADGVGPGVSGEVEVVKGQPFDVGPRYTQLQYIGEGAYGMVSSAYDHVRKTRVAIKKISPFEHQTYCQRTLREIQILLRFRHENVIGIRDILRAPTLEAMRDVYIVQDLMETDLYKLLKSQQLSNDHICYFLYQILRGLKYIHSANVLHRDLKPSNLLINTTCDLKICDFGLARIADPEHDHTGFLTEYVATRWYRAPEIMLNSKGYTKSIDIWSVGCILAEMLSNRPIFPGKHYLDQLNHILGILGSPSQEDLNCIINMKARNYLQSLPSKTKVAWAKLFPKSDAKALDLLDRMLTFNPNKRITVEEALAHPYLEQYYDPTDEVGQPPATGLVGRWMGRRPSVPGLSLTSLLPQPVAEEPFTFDMELDDLPKERLKELIFQETARFQPGALEAP
- the MAPK3 gene encoding mitogen-activated protein kinase 3 isoform X2, with product MAAAAAQGGGGGEPGGADGVGPGVSGEVEVVKGQPFDVGPRYTQLQYIGEGAYGMVSSAYDHVRKTRVAIKKISPFEHQTYCQRTLREIQILLRFRHENVIGIRDILRAPTLEAMRDVYIVQDLMETDLYKLLKSQQLSNDHICYFLYQILRGLKYIHSANVLHRDLKPSNLLINTTCDLKICDFGLARIADPEHDHTGFLTEYVATRWYRAPEIMLNSKGYTKSIDIWSVGCILAEMLSNRPIFPGKHYLDQLNHILGILGSPSQEDLNCIINMKARNYLQSLPSKTKVAWAKLFPKSDAKALDLLDRMLTFNPNKRITVEEALAHPYLEQYYDPTDEPVAEEPFTFDMELDDLPKERLKELIFQETARFQPGALEAP